Proteins encoded in a region of the Isoalcanivorax pacificus W11-5 genome:
- the cobO gene encoding cob(I)yrinic acid a,c-diamide adenosyltransferase: MREDAKTPARHAERMARKQEIMRERIARAQKEQGVLLVLTGPGKGKSSSGFGMLARSLGHGMKVGVVQFIKGSFSTGEEAFFRHLPGVDYHVMGEGYTWDTQDRERDVAMAQAAWHVARRMLNDPAYHFVLLDELNIALRYDYLDLEAVLDDLMQRPVMQHVVVTGRYAPQALIDIADTVTEMKVVKHAFADQGIKAQKGIEL, translated from the coding sequence ATGCGCGAAGATGCAAAAACGCCGGCACGTCATGCAGAACGCATGGCGCGCAAACAGGAGATCATGCGCGAGCGGATTGCCCGCGCCCAGAAAGAGCAGGGCGTGCTGCTGGTGCTCACCGGGCCGGGCAAAGGTAAGAGCAGCTCCGGTTTCGGTATGCTCGCGCGCTCGCTTGGTCATGGCATGAAAGTGGGTGTGGTGCAATTCATCAAGGGCAGTTTTTCCACCGGCGAGGAAGCGTTCTTTCGTCATCTGCCGGGTGTGGACTATCACGTCATGGGCGAGGGCTATACCTGGGATACGCAGGATCGCGAACGTGATGTGGCGATGGCACAGGCCGCCTGGCATGTGGCGCGGCGCATGCTCAATGATCCGGCATATCACTTCGTGTTGCTGGATGAACTGAACATCGCGCTGCGCTATGACTACCTTGATCTGGAGGCCGTGCTGGATGACCTGATGCAGCGTCCTGTGATGCAGCATGTGGTGGTCACGGGGCGTTACGCCCCGCAAGCGCTGATCGATATTGCTGACACCGTCACCGAAATGAAAGTGGTCAAGCACGCCTTTGCCGATCAGGGCATCAAGGCGCAGAAAGGCATTGAGCTGTAA
- a CDS encoding ABC transporter ATP-binding protein, with the protein METPLLHTRQLVIDVPGRADGRALDLTVRAGEVWGVLGPNGAGKTTLLHTLAGLRQARSGDVLVRGTPLSSWRRRALARELAVVFQERQEGFPATVMETALIGRHPWLSPWQLEGAEDIALARAALSKLSVAHLQARSLATLSGGERQRVAIATALAQAPSVWLADEPTNHLDLHHQVAVMALLAEQAAAGCGVLMCLHDLNLAARWCDHILLLYPDGEACFGPADTMLVPEALSRLYGQPLLVTEIDGTRVFVPGR; encoded by the coding sequence ATGGAGACGCCGCTGCTGCACACCCGCCAACTGGTGATTGATGTGCCTGGCCGGGCCGATGGCCGGGCGCTGGATCTCACCGTGCGTGCTGGTGAAGTGTGGGGGGTACTCGGCCCCAATGGCGCCGGCAAGACGACGTTGCTGCATACGCTGGCCGGGCTGCGTCAGGCACGTTCAGGCGACGTGCTGGTGCGTGGCACCCCGTTGTCGTCCTGGCGTCGTCGTGCGCTGGCGCGTGAACTGGCGGTGGTGTTTCAGGAACGCCAGGAGGGCTTTCCGGCCACGGTGATGGAAACGGCGCTGATCGGTCGCCACCCGTGGTTGTCACCGTGGCAGCTGGAAGGTGCGGAGGATATTGCACTGGCCCGTGCCGCGCTGTCGAAACTGTCCGTGGCGCATTTGCAGGCGCGCTCGCTGGCGACCCTGTCCGGCGGCGAGCGCCAGCGTGTGGCGATTGCGACGGCGCTCGCGCAGGCGCCCTCGGTGTGGCTCGCGGACGAGCCGACCAATCACCTTGATCTGCATCATCAGGTGGCCGTCATGGCCCTGCTGGCGGAACAGGCAGCGGCGGGCTGCGGTGTGCTGATGTGCCTGCACGATCTGAACCTTGCCGCACGCTGGTGTGATCACATTTTATTGTTGTATCCCGACGGCGAAGCCTGCTTTGGGCCTGCCGACACCATGCTGGTGCCGGAGGCGCTGTCGCGATTGTATGGCCAGCCGCTGCTGGTCACGGAAATTGATGGCACGCGTGTGTTCGTGCCGGGCCGTTAA